tgttttattggaGCCACCAGGAAGACGCcttacagaaaaaacaaaagatgcacacaaacagctgacagGAAACATAGAGAAGAACTCGTGCTTTGATGAAAGAGCCTTGTTTTTGACTGTAATTTATGATCGGCTGTCTATCCAGTAACTTCTGGCCACTCTTGCATATCTTATTTTTATgcataattaaaatgatttcactGATTTACCACGAAAAAGAGCACACAATGCAGCATGGTTATTTAATTCctttttaatacaaaataaacaacttgCTTCTATTCACTAGAAAAGGCAGTGTAATGAAACACCAAAGAACAGTCAGATATGTCTGCAGATTAAGGAAAAGATTAGATAAATAGAGAATTCCTATTCATGACTTTaagaagcaaacaaacagaaaaagatcaCAAAGATAAAGCTGCAATTATTGAGTTATATATTACATTCTGTTAAGGAAACtaattttataaaacatttatttgtcaAAGATTGCAGGTCTCTTTGGGACACAGTAGGTTTGGTTACTAGTAAGTGGCGCTTCAATTTCCTTTTGCTATTGAGTCACTCTTAAAGAGTTTGTCTGTGGCTTCTATAAAAGGCCACCTCTTCAGGAGACATGAACATGTTACAATACAGATGCAAACATTTGCTGATGAAGTTTGAGAAACTGAAACAAAGCAATTTGAATGTTTAAAGGCCATTTGTAGCCATTAAAACAAGGTTAATGAAATGAAGAGGTAGAACTTTTCTTTATGGATCTTTAACATGTTGGTAGAAGATTTGGCACTCACATTGAGGTGGATTTTCTGCTACCCCTTCCTGAGGCAAGCAAAAACatcgacttaaaaaaaaaaatcataaactaTTTTTAACAGTGTTCAGTTGAGCAAACATTCTCTCATTGCCAGAGGACAGTAACAAATATATGGGGTGCATCTTTGACTAGATAAAATATAAAGACCATCAAATCAGAATGTACAACAAATAGAGGCACTATTCAAACTTCAGCcctttaagcttttttttgttttttgcgaTCAAAAGTTCCATCTGTTGTGAGGCTCCAGACAATTTCGAGATTGTTTTTTCAGCCCATGAATCAGCTCAAAACTTCACACCGACCACTGACCTTCCAGAAATCTGGATGTCATCAAAAGGAAAGAGAGCCAGGATCTAAAAAGACAAGGACATAAAAGATCAAACTCCAAGTTTTAACACCAAGTTGTTGTAGTAAAAGTCATGGAAAGAAAAGGGACATGAAAAGCCAAAGATCAGAATAACAACTCAAATAGTAAAGCTCATTGTTTTAAAAGCAATTTTTGACAAGTTTTCTTTTGTCCATTAACATCCTCTGCACTGATGAGTTAGAACTACAGCTGTAAAAGGAGAGACTGCAAACTCGAGCTAATATAGTGTAGTTGTGAGGTAACGAGTAACACAATGCTGTGTTAAATGTTACAGTTAGTTAAAGAGGTTCATAAAGAGATGTCAAAACATATTATTTACATTACTCAAACTAATAGGTGTGAAACACTGCTAATGTAAATGATTTCGACATGaagtgcttttattctgaagtcAAAGGAAATGCAAAATGCAATGTTGTTGTTGCTAGCTTGATGTTATGAAGTGGAGACGACATGCAGAAGTCTGTGCagcttgttcttttcttttgtaaacactttttaaatacatcTGGATCTGCATCATTTGAAGCTTCCACTATACTACAGTAGTTGTCCAAGGCCACCAATTTGTTCAGCCTCGACaggaaaaacatcaacaactgcaggagtgcatttttttttttttttactaaaaaaCGTATTTGAGGTAAGTTCTTAAACTAACAAACATTGTTTGAATCTTCATATAAACAAAATGGATCAAAGTATTTGTAAAAGAGCTGTAATATAGGGCAGACAAAATAAGCCTGGCCGTTGTTTATTGAGATAAAGGAACATGTGCTGAGACACAATGGACCTCTGCACGGCAGAATAATAATTTATCACTCAtgtatgtttgtctttgtcagtAGTTTACATTGATTTGGCACCTTTATGTGTCATTTACAACAACTTACATCATCGTTGCCGTCAGCCAGATCTAGCGCCGTCTCATCCTCCATGTTCCGTAGCATTGTGTCAGCGCCAGACTGGCAGAGGAGGTCGGCGATGTCCGCGTCCTGTCTCCCAACGGCGAGATGTAGAGCCGTGCAGCCGTTAAACATTGCTACGTCCACGTTGGCTCCCCTGCTGAGCAGAAGCGTCACTGATTTCATGTCGTGCAGTTCAACAGCGAGATGAAGAGCAGTTTTGCCGCTGGTTCCTTCCTGTGAGGGGTGTAGATTGAAAACAGTATTGAGTAATTTCAGAGCAACACAATGGCCATGCAAAAGTTGATTTAAtgtgaattgtaacatttttCTCATGTATGCACATTTCTTTGATGTATCATTTTGCATTATACAAGCCTATAATactaaaacaattcaaatggaTGTGAGGCTAAGCTGTATGTTTGGTCGGTGATTTAAACTAAGAGGAATGTCTGGGGTAGTTTCGGGACTCGCTGCCATGATCTCTTCCATCATTAGAAAGTTAAGAGCGGCAGGCGAGGTCGGCCTAATCATATCTCATATCTAATTATGTCTCCCCGCAGAAAGCCCTGGGCTCGGCTCATATCACTATCAGTGTTGCACAGGTGCAGCAGATTTATAGTCAGGAACACAACATAAGGCCAGGCGCcattaacaaagtttaaaaaggaACAAGTGTGATAATAAATACGTTAACGTCACAGGATACTGAAGAGCAACCGGACTCAGAGAGAAATACATCTTGCTTACATCTAGAAAAGAACTGTGATGTTTTCCCATCCTTTAATCTTTAGTTTGGAAAACACATTGAAAAAGATGATGTTTGACGTGTAGCTCAAATCTTTTGATTGGCAGCTGGGAGTCAGGGTGATATGGCTGCAGGTAGAAATCTGGGAGATTTTAAAAATTACATAAGACTAAAAATCTTCTCCTTTTATCCCCTGAGATGACAGATCCagtatacattttctttttaagtagAATCTAAAAACTCACACTGAAGTGGAAAACTAAGGTTTCATTTCAGAGACTGACCTGTATGTTTAAATCTGCTCCCTTTTTCATCAGGAGATTCATTATGTGATGTTGTCTGTTCAGTGCAGCCAGGTGGAGACAGGCAAGACCTGCAAGGACacatcttgtttgtttgtttcatcaaAAACTGCATTgactaaaagtgttttttccaaATGACAAAATCAAACAAGGAAACAGATCAACAACAGATTGGTTTTGTGAACCCACCACATCTGTGCTACCTTTGCAAATGTAGACATTTGTAAACAAAGCTGTGGaaccagaaaacaaaaacttgatTCAACTGCTGAAACACGACACACAGATGATGTAGACATCCAGTTATGCTTCTAATCAACAAAGCATTGTTAGCTGGCGAGGCTGTACAGAAGTTAGTCTTTTGTCCTCACCTCTCCAGTTCTGGACTTCAAGGACCGGTGCCAATTTGCTCGAGGAAACCTCTCGGGTCATTTCAGTGACACACTCTGTCTGCCCGTGCTGGCAGGCCACATGGAGCGCCGTGTTCCCATCCTGGTCCTGTAGCTCCAGACTGGCCCCTTTCTCCAGCAGGCCCTTCACCACCTTGGTAAGGTTCAGGTATGTGGCCAGGTGCAGAGGGCTCTGAGGAACACCAAAGACAAAGATTTGTGATGCAATTAAATCATTATTTCCCTGGTTTAATCAAGCATCAATCCTTTAACTTATTAGTTAACtggaacattttgaaatatataATCGAAAACTCATCTatgatgcaaaacaaacacGTTTAAAAGCGCCTCTTAAAGCTCATCTAACTTTGCATCAACATGGCGTCCCTTGTGGACAAAGCATGATGATATCTTTGTGGATCAGGTCGTCGACATGCATAAGTAGTGTTGTTTATTGTAGAAAACTCTCCTCCTGTTGTGAACTGTATCATAAACTGTGAATCTTTACTGTGGTAAATGTCAACTAATactgtttctgcagcgtgctgTCAATCGCCTCGTCTGACACCTGTGGCAGAGGTGTTAGgttattcaaataaaatgtagaatttATCAATCTCGCTGTTGATAATCTTGCATACTTTTGAGGATCATATAAAGGCACAAttgttcatttcagtctgtttcatagcCAGCTAAAAGCTCCTCACTGGAGCATTAAATGTGAATATGCAGTTATCTTTTGATGTATTATATTCTAAACTGAATACTCCACATCTGACATGACTTTTCAAGTCTCTGGTTGTTTTAGAAATTACACACTCAATAAATATTCCTTACTCCCCCTAGGAAAGTCACTGTAGTGTGGACTTTATAGTGCACTCATtcagcacaaaaaaacacaaacatgatgcaTTCCCTATATAGTGAGTACTGTGTGATTTTGGACACAGCCTCTGTATTtctacatttcccagaatgcctCACGTCACCCCCCTATGACAGTGTACCTGTGGCACTCAGCTGTCGGTTACTTGCATGAATAAAGACACTTACAGAGAACCAGTTGATAAAGTGAAAGTTTCCCTTTTTATCCAAAACAAGTCTTGTGGTTTCATAGCATTCTGATCTAATGAGGTCGATGTGGGTGCAGACTTCGAAACCTCTCCTTCTTTCTATGAAGGCattcattttaagattttattcaTCATAAGTCAGACTGCACTGACTCTCTGGAACACCATAACCCTGCAACATTGTCTACTTTTTGTAGAAGTGTGCAAATCTCCAAAATCTCCATAATTTTTCTTTGTAATTTATCCAAATGCGAGGTCTCAGAATGACTACGAAACGGAAATTAGGCAAATAAAGTGGTCGTAGGGTTAGCTGAGCTGAAGTGCTGAATCTTAACATCAATGTTGCATTTTGACAGATCTGACAgttttgtctgtctttgctcTAGTTTCTTGCACTAACAAGACTCTGGTCTGAAATTCTTGGAGCTCTGGATTGCTGCCTCCACCCACATCCACACAAGGATATACACACAGCTCCCTGTGGTTCTATTTCTacaggaggtagaggaggggaGTTTCCATTCAAAGTCCCTTGTGAGCTAACACTAGAACCACCCACAGTGACGTCCCTGAGATAGGACGGACTGCAAATAAAGAGGAACAACAGTTCTCTggaagaacagaaataaaattaaagcagcagtttccacaacagagacacagatcagGAGGAAGTCACTTAGGATAGAAAATTCCCCATACAagctgaaatgtgtttgtgtactcACCTGGTACAAGTTGTTTTGGATGTCGAGCACGTCTCTTGGGAATATTTCTATCAACTTTTGAGCAATGAATTCCTCTTCATGGATGATTGCTAAGTGCAGGATTCTACAGGAGTGGCAAAGAGAAATCAAAACGTGTATCCATTATTTCTTGCAAAAACTTGCAGGCTTACTTTATCTGCCATTGAGCAATCAAcacccaaagaaaaaaaaaaaggcagcattTCAACAAGAGAAGGAAAAAGTTGCATCACATTTTTTCTGGGTATTCATCTCAAGAGACTACCTAGTAATGTAACACTCAGTGGGCTGAAATGGCCAGATTTTGTGGTATTGTTATTGATCTTTCTAACATTTCTTGAGCGGATAGCTTTCTGAGATTTCTAAGTAAAATTAAAGCGGccttttaaaaaagcacacCCCCTCAGGCTTTAGTTTAAACCCATTGACAACACAAACCTCAAAACCTTAGTAGAACAATGTTGTAGCAAAGAAATGTGTGCAACAAGCAGGAAATGGAAGTGAGTATTTGTGCTTTATTTAGAGTAACCTGGAGCAACACAGACACGGCCTTATCTGAAAAATTGATTTAAACCGATTTAAAATAGCTTAGCATCACATTTCCAAGATGTCATAGTTTATACTGAAAGCTGTAACAGTTTTCTGGTTACAAAACAGCAGCATAGGagtgtttcataaaatgtttgtcGCTGTGGTTAGTTTGCGCTCTTAAAGACCAATGAGTGATTCGTCTTTCAGAATAAAGGTCAGTGAACtattcagagacagacagagtgggATCAAAAGTTCCCACAAAATCTCCCTGCACAGACATTTGATTCAGCTTTGTGCTGTGAGTGAGTGAACTCCAAGTGTCAGCCTAACGATTAAACACTTTGATTAGGTCTGAAGATAATAAACACTTATTGTGTTATCTATTCATTGTGGTTGTCACTTGTGTTGGTATTCAAGTCTGCAGAAATTAATAGAGAAGTTATCGTTCACGTAATCATTTATAATGAACTGTGTGATTGATTTTACGGAGGCCTGTCTGCAGATAGAGATGTTACTGCCTTTTCAGTAACTGAATAGATTCAATATTTCATAAAGGTTACTCTTTAGAAAACACTGcaaatgttaaacttttaaaGATGAACTTCTTGGGATTCAAATAGACTTTTTTATTAACAGTTTTTAGTCTCATCTTGACTGCGGTTTTGTTTGAAACATCTTATTCAGAGCTGTTGGGCAAAAGTTAACACAAACCAAAAGctgaatatgaatatgaatgaaTTCTTGGGAGCCTTAAGATTGTAGTGTCATTTTCTGGTGACACTTCTGGCAAAAAGCTGTAAATGCAGGATTGTAATAAGGATTCTGTGGGTTTTTCAAAGAAAATATGTCTCTATTGCCAGTTAGTAATACGATTTGTCATGACATTTTAATAAACTGGATTTTTGTTTGGGTTTTGTATAACTTTAGgacaacacaaactaaacaaagtgCTACTTTGACCTTGTGAAAAAtgttagggtttttttttttttttactgatataATCAAACAATTGAGATGAAACAAGAAACGTATTCATCGAAAGTTGCAGCACTAAAAATAACTGAATAAGTGTGTGACCAAATAGGGgcatcactttttaaatgaaaacatgtttaaggAGATTTATCCATCAATAACTGTCCTGACACAGTTATGAGTGTTCTCACAAGACACTTTAATGGTTTGCAACAGAAACAGTTTTAAGTCCTCCCAAAAATGTCATCACTGACTTAAGTGCCTGTGTATTAAACCCTTTGAGGAAATGTTTTGGTGTGAAAGGGACTTCCTGGTTTGAGTAAGACTTGAATGaacaagaattaaaaaatcccacaagggggggggggggggggaattatgTTTGAATGACTCCCCTCTCACATGTTTCAGGTGTCTTTTCCTCCTCCCTGGGACCTTTTAGTTAAGGTGTGAGAATAAAACCATGTGGCCCCGACAACCAGCAAGCGGAAGTGAAAAGAGGTCATAGAAGCGGCAACACCTCTACAATGGAGTCTACAGAAATTGTTGGATCACTGTAGTAGTCATTAGCATGCCTGTTTTTCACGTCAAAACAGTTTTGATGACAGAGCAAGACCAGATGAGTGGATCACAAGAAGGTCTGCATGGGTTGCTcatgctgtgtgtgcgtgtgtgtggaggtTGAGGTGTTTGTATTGTGCGCCAAAAGCAGCAGTTTCATTTAGTCAAACTGAGAACTGAACTGCAGAAAAACAGCCACCGTggtagaaaaagaagaaacggACATTTTCAGAGTTAATGtcttgtgaaaaagaaaagaacagcaGCTCATGCATACTGGGATCCAACAAcataaatatgcacacacagacacaaactgacTGTACCATCCTGATCAACAAGTTTCTTGGATCAAAAGGCGTCCACAGTACTGCCTCACAGCATGTGCTTTGTCTATGCAGCATGGGGAAGTCCAAGCCTCTCTGTTTCACTTCTGTTTTCTGACTGAGAGACGACTCACAGAAGTCAGTGCGCATTAATGACAAGGAcaaagttcatttaaaaaaaaaaaaaggagctgtaGTATCGCAACCCAATGAAATCCCCTTCAAAACCCAGCATCATGGGAATAACTGGGCCTCACGTTGAGCTCATTTACAGACTCTATATGCTGCCAtttatggatgtttttttgcaaCAGAAACCTCCGAGTGAAACAACTCGGGAGGAAATAAAGTTAAGCTTGTGTTGCTTGCAAGGGTGTGAGTACTTAAACAGTGGATTAATCAATTATCAATGTGAGAGAAACAGCAACAGTGGTTTTCAATTACTCAGGgctcattttttaaagcaataaaaAGGCATATAAAAGGTCGATTATTCTCTTATTCAAGCTTTTCATATGTGAagttttgctgtgttttttttttttttcctttcatgttattttaataCCTTTTGGTTTTCGACTGCTGGTAGGACgaaaaaaatggatttgaagGGTTTACTGTGATGGgcctttttaaatattgtattaCATAAACCAggaataaaatgatcattactttaaaataattacAGGTAGAAGCTTTAGTCGCCAGTGAGATGTGAGATGGCGCTCGTTTTAATCAGCATACTTATCTATGCAAGGTAATAAGGGGATTTCAAGATAAATAGATTGTGAAAGATGTTAAACAGATGCAAACTGCCTCTCTGTCTGACGTGGTTCTGTGTGGGAATATTTTTGAAGCAAACCTTTTGagtgaaaaagttaaaaaattttgACAAACATGCAAGTCAACGAGCTTGAACTTCACCAACCAGCATGCAACAGAAACGACAAATCAATAAAGCAAACTTTTGTTTAAATCTGATTAAATGAGCGAATCACGTACGTGTCTCCATCTTCAGTGATAGTTGTGAGCAGGTTCTCCTCCTGCTCAGACAGTTCAGAGATCTGTGCTTGATCCTTGGCGCTGGAAAGCGTGCAGTCCCCGACTATTTCCGTCAGACTCTCGACCGTGATGGACGAGGAGCCGTAGGCCGAATCCAGCCGCTCTTCTCCGGTGGAAAACTTGTCCCTCGGCCCGCTGAAGTCGCCGCTCGGCTCTCTGGGCTCCTCTGACTTCAGCATGGAGCGGTACGAGTCGATGCCGGAGTCCGTGCGGTTCTCCTCCAGCGAGTCTTCTTTCCTGCAGTCGCCGCTCGCCAtcgtggtggtggtggtggtggactCGCTGGatttcccctccctcccctccccgcCTTCCCAGAGGAATTAACAGCTACTTACGGGTGTTGACGCCACCCGGTGCTCGGTGATGTGACCGGACTCCCGAGTCTAGCCGACGACAAGACACCTGAAGAAACCACCGCTCCTTTGTGAAACCGGAGGAGTGAGCCGCCGCGTTTCATGCCACAAACCcgacacacataaaaaaaaaaaaaaaaacgtgaccTCACAGCGACAAGTCCGGCGGCGCCTTTGATCGAAAATGTGAAGCTTTTAAAAGTTTCAGAAATATTCTTCGAGACTTTTAAATTTAGTTACAAacttgggggggagggggggggaaacagGCGGAGTGTCGTCGTCTACATATCCGGTAACAACATGAGCTCCGGGCGTAGAGCTTGTGAGCAGTGAAATGCGATAAGGCCGGAGGAGAGCTGACATATGAAAGGCGAAGCTGTTGTTGTCACGAGGGGAATCCCCAGTGcgcgtgcacaaacacacacgcgcgcgcacacgaACCAGACTACGTGAGGAACGTTGCCCCAGTAACAGAGCACTGGGTTGCCCCAGTAACAGAGCACAGAGACAGTTAAAcgatattaaaaataaaaacggaaTAAAATTACAATAACTGAAATTCGTTTCTATTATAGCTGTGAGCTTTTTGggatatttacattaaaaaaaaaatgctcatttTATTCACACTTAACCATTTTACAATACATTTTGCAGCCATTCATTTCAACAATTTGGGTTATGTTTTCCATCATAATCCTtttttgaaaaccttttttttacgaaacttttaatgcaaaaaaaataaataaaaaaatagaagtgTTGTCATTGCATAGTTTCTCCAGTAGAGTGGGTTTTCTGACTGCATTGTTTACAATATGCCTGCAAAACACGAGTATCAAAGCAGACCAATAATAGGTATTAAATAGCCAAGGTAACAAAACGTAATAATTCTTATTATCAGATTGTTCACTTGATAAAACATTTCACCAAGTGTTTTTACAATGACCAGCCCAAGTAATTTTGATACACTTgctttacaattaaaaaaaatctacctgTGAAGCCATgcaaacactttttaattttgtttcaaTCTTTGTGAGATTCGAAAGAAAACTTGAGGCATGCTGTCAAGTCTCAAACATTAGTTTTTCCTTGCCAAATAACGCATCaagtttctcttttattttcccccCCCAGTAAACACTTTTCGAAAACAACATTAATCAGTTTTTAAAGTCATAACAGGAAGTCCTTACTGTTATTGTTAAAGGTTTGACAAGCAGGAAACTAAAATGATCTTTCCCGACAAGCTGCCAAACCTGAACATGGTTCACGTAAATCTTGTTCAGTTTAATTTGACAGTGACTGAATACTAATTAGAGCAGGCTACAATGCTTGTTATGTCATGTCTGGAACAACTGAAATGTCAGTTTGCATTTTGACATACAGCATTACATAACAACACGCATATTGTTTTCCATACTGGTGCGGATGCTAGACTATTGATTGAGGCATTTACTATGATTTATCTCAGTCACCAGCAACAAGATTGCCTCTACTCTACTTTTCCTGCATTTTCAGTTTCAACAGTGATATtaaagtctgtttgttttttctcccataaaataaagaataaagccTCCAAAAAACAGCTAGTTTTACCACAAATAATGTTTTCAAGCAACAGTAACTGCAGCTGTCAAGCCACTTTTTGTGTATTCATGTAATCTACTGTCAACATACTACAGCACTGCTTTAATCCAGCAGTCCAGTCCAATGTCCATTCAGTGGGATGTAAACAAGGCCTTGCAtgccaggattttttttaaggaaaagctTCCTGATGTTTGGGAAGAAAGTGATCTGGAAAGGTCATCAGATCTACCCTTTAACTCTATTTTGGGGAGTCAGctgcattaaaatgaatatacCCCCAAGGACAATGCACCTATTTCAATTGTTCCCTATTTGTCCTCCATCTGTTTAAACCctcaataaaacatttagtaAAAGTACCAAGGTTTTTCATCTTTATGTGATTGTAACTTTGCCCCCTCCTGGACACAAATTGAAATGCATGACCTTGATGAAGAGGTGTGAAATGATTTCATTCATAAATGGAATCTAGaaattattttaagaaaaaccAAACATCCTTTCCCTGTCCATCTTATATGGCATGAGATTCAAACAATTACTGGAGTGAATAATAACCTATCACCTAAAACACCACACCATGATAGAGGAATATGGCTCCTTGAGAATTGTCCTTTGAGTAGTTTAAAGTGTTCAATCAAAAGTCTCCACTCAACCTGCATCACTATACCCGACCTTGCCACACCTGGTTAAGCCACAACCCCAACATTTCAAAAGCCATGCCTTCCGATCTGTCATTTCCTCTTCTCCATCCAAAACCGAGGCTAACCTGCTACTGCGGGTATATGGATCATTGAATATAACACTTGTTTAATATTCACTTTGTTAGATTCCCTTCCTATTTAGAGTCAAGTTAGTGGATTCATTAATGATGTATGCCTAAACACATAATATAGAAACTAACTTGACAttattctgatttgtttaatatTGTTTATTAAGATAAGATTTCaattttattcattgtttgtACACACATAAAATCATCCACACCgtctgaaagaagaagaaaaaacactgacactCATCTGCATTGGATCCTGTGTTATGTGCACTCAACATATGATGTTCTATGAATTGGCAGCAATCGCatcttatttttaaagataaatactCATCAAATAAACATGTCTTTTGTCATCTGCCACTAAGagcttttttgaaagaaaaaaggaggaaagaatGAAATAACCTGAACTGACAAAGGTTGAAAAAGTCCTTTAAACGATCAAGACAGTTTATTGGCTGGATATAGTCATTTCTGATTAATACATAtccaaaacaaaatatacatcatttgtgtatttctttAGACGAAGACTTATGGTCTGATTTATGTCAAAACAGTAGGCTATGTCTACTATTGTAAATGCTATATGTTCAAACTACTTTTCTTCATCAGCTCTATCTTACCCCTCAGAAATTACACCGACATAATTCAAGAATCTTAAATCTGTGCTGATCATCTAGGAAGTAATGACTAAAATAATAGAAAACACTAATACCACCAGATCCAAAAATCTGCCTTTTTGG
The Labrus bergylta chromosome 15, fLabBer1.1, whole genome shotgun sequence DNA segment above includes these coding regions:
- the nfkbie gene encoding NF-kappa-B inhibitor epsilon gives rise to the protein MASGDCRKEDSLEENRTDSGIDSYRSMLKSEEPREPSGDFSGPRDKFSTGEERLDSAYGSSSITVESLTEIVGDCTLSSAKDQAQISELSEQEENLLTTITEDGDTILHLAIIHEEEFIAQKLIEIFPRDVLDIQNNLYQSPLHLATYLNLTKVVKGLLEKGASLELQDQDGNTALHVACQHGQTECVTEMTREVSSSKLAPVLEVQNWRGLACLHLAALNRQHHIMNLLMKKGADLNIQEGTSGKTALHLAVELHDMKSVTLLLSRGANVDVAMFNGCTALHLAVGRQDADIADLLCQSGADTMLRNMEDETALDLADGNDDILALFPFDDIQISGRSVVGVKF